In Terriglobus sp. TAA 43, a single window of DNA contains:
- a CDS encoding DUF2235 domain-containing protein, whose protein sequence is MKKIILCADGTWNSPPGVTDDGGGTNVWKIYCAIPDTDTQLKFYDSGVGTKGNPVDHLTGGAMGQGLFEKVQDCYSFLSHVYDPGDSIYLFGFSRGAYTARSVGGMIAAFGVPTKNLSNATTAEIFAAYRESDKDKRAALKAQLKQSYDLQDVHIAMIGVWDTVGALGIPGGMFHFLNDKEYGFLDTTLSDCVDRAFHAVSIDERRAAFQPTLWTAKDGSYLANDGRVEQVWFAGVHCDVGGSYADSHLADITLGWMMNKAKECGLEFLPDAEAKYIQNLDPVSAEGAAHDEWSLLKWGVAKRRTVPDQSHLASSVFDRCAAAALSPGYQPENLKWDAQQKNKPNPYGRTEVLPYAQPVWPPK, encoded by the coding sequence ATGAAGAAGATCATCCTTTGTGCAGATGGAACATGGAACAGCCCGCCGGGTGTAACGGATGACGGTGGGGGCACCAACGTCTGGAAGATTTACTGCGCCATACCGGACACCGATACGCAATTGAAGTTCTACGACAGCGGCGTTGGAACGAAGGGCAATCCGGTGGACCATTTGACCGGCGGTGCCATGGGGCAGGGGCTGTTTGAGAAGGTGCAGGATTGCTACTCGTTCCTGTCGCATGTCTACGATCCGGGTGACAGCATTTATCTGTTCGGCTTTAGTCGCGGAGCTTATACGGCGCGCAGCGTGGGCGGAATGATTGCGGCATTCGGAGTTCCGACAAAGAACCTGTCGAACGCAACCACTGCCGAGATCTTCGCTGCATACCGTGAAAGCGATAAGGACAAGCGCGCCGCCCTAAAGGCACAACTCAAACAGTCCTACGATCTGCAGGATGTGCACATCGCCATGATCGGCGTGTGGGATACAGTCGGCGCATTGGGCATTCCCGGTGGCATGTTCCATTTTCTGAACGACAAGGAATACGGATTCCTGGACACCACGCTGAGCGACTGCGTGGACCGTGCCTTTCATGCCGTGAGCATTGATGAACGGCGAGCAGCTTTCCAACCAACGCTGTGGACCGCGAAAGACGGAAGCTATCTCGCAAACGATGGACGCGTTGAGCAGGTTTGGTTTGCCGGAGTCCACTGCGATGTGGGCGGCAGCTATGCCGATTCACATCTGGCAGACATCACACTGGGATGGATGATGAACAAGGCGAAGGAATGCGGATTAGAGTTTCTTCCCGACGCAGAAGCCAAGTACATACAGAATCTTGACCCAGTTTCAGCAGAGGGAGCGGCACATGACGAATGGAGTCTGCTGAAGTGGGGCGTCGCCAAACGACGCACTGTGCCAGACCAGTCGCACCTGGCCAGCAGCGTTTTCGACCGATGCGCAGCGGCAGCCTTGAGTCCGGGATACCAGCCTGAAAATCTCAAGTGGGATGCTCAACAAAAGAACAAGCCAAATCCGTATGGACGCACAGAGGTGCTGCCCTATGCGCAGCCGGTATGGCCACCGAAGTGA
- a CDS encoding ubiquitin carboxyl-terminal hydrolase 14 produces MPHCTHTDEIQDVSPNTNGCEECLKTGGRWVHLRLCLTCGHVGCCDQSVGKHATKHFHATNHAIMQSIEPGESWGWCYIDQVMLEFE; encoded by the coding sequence ATGCCGCATTGCACACACACGGATGAGATTCAGGATGTTTCACCAAACACCAACGGTTGCGAGGAGTGTTTGAAGACAGGTGGCCGATGGGTGCATCTTCGTCTATGCCTGACCTGCGGCCATGTAGGCTGCTGCGACCAATCGGTAGGGAAGCATGCCACCAAGCATTTTCATGCAACGAACCACGCCATCATGCAATCCATTGAGCCCGGTGAGAGCTGGGGCTGGTGTTACATCGACCAGGTGATGCTCGAGTTCGAATAG
- a CDS encoding DUF4440 domain-containing protein, translating to MEDHSDTASVLEEIRALEPIFHTQAFGTSMDDFARRMVDEYWEIGASGARYDRAFILKHLASTPPVDAKAAGWITSHHEVRRLSADTFLLTYKLQQVERVTWRSTVWRRSEQGWQIVFHQGTVISS from the coding sequence ATGGAAGATCATTCGGATACAGCTTCTGTTCTGGAAGAAATACGCGCGTTGGAACCCATCTTTCATACGCAAGCATTCGGCACGTCGATGGATGATTTTGCGCGTCGCATGGTCGATGAATACTGGGAGATCGGTGCTTCCGGCGCGCGTTACGATCGCGCCTTCATCCTCAAGCATCTCGCTTCGACACCCCCGGTGGACGCAAAAGCTGCGGGTTGGATTACTTCACATCATGAGGTCCGGCGTCTTTCTGCTGACACCTTCCTGCTGACTTACAAACTGCAACAGGTGGAACGCGTTACATGGCGTTCCACAGTCTGGCGACGCTCCGAACAGGGTTGGCAGATCGTCTTCCATCAGGGAACCGTCATTTCCTCATAG
- a CDS encoding MarR family winged helix-turn-helix transcriptional regulator → MFCYCAEARRVSRLLTAKYDAALAPVELTSAQFETLSVLHAMERCSGRVLAQKLMVDKTTLSRNLCGMIKAGLVAAKGSPDDARQAAYSLTPAGRRKLAKAQPLWQAVHEEISLQLGSHAASAEKVLQRMAAAL, encoded by the coding sequence GTGTTCTGCTATTGCGCGGAAGCGCGCCGCGTTTCTCGCCTACTCACCGCGAAGTACGATGCGGCGCTGGCGCCGGTGGAACTTACGTCGGCTCAGTTTGAAACGCTCAGCGTGTTGCATGCCATGGAGCGTTGCAGTGGTCGCGTGCTCGCGCAGAAACTCATGGTCGATAAGACGACGCTATCGCGCAATCTGTGTGGCATGATCAAAGCCGGTCTTGTAGCCGCGAAGGGCTCCCCCGATGATGCGCGACAGGCGGCCTATTCATTGACACCGGCTGGTCGCCGAAAATTGGCGAAGGCGCAGCCACTTTGGCAGGCGGTCCACGAAGAAATTAGCCTCCAGCTTGGTTCGCATGCTGCATCCGCGGAGAAAGTGCTCCAGAGGATGGCCGCGGCACTGTAA
- a CDS encoding pyridoxal phosphate-dependent aminotransferase produces MSKLRTSASAPITVQSEIRAMSVLCEQVGGINMSQGICDTDVPAVVMEGAKAAMDAGFNIYTRLDGIARLRDAVAADWSRRNGVHVDPEREVLITSGATGAFYCAARGLMDPGDEVILFEPMYGYHIYTLRGLGLEPVIAPLEYGTWALDVDALRAVITPKTRAIVLNTPSNPCGKVFTREELQAVADIAIEQDLFVLSDEIYEHFIYPGHTHISIATLPGMKERTVTISGFSKTYSVTGWRVGYLIADAKWIPAIGFFADTVYICAPAPFQHGCAAGLEFLPPSFYTELAAEHDRKRAQTVAALQDAGLTPHIPDGAYYIVADATPLHGTTAAEKARDLLARTGVAAVAGSAFFRKGGGENLLRFCFGKRDADLDEACERLRSLSSK; encoded by the coding sequence ATGAGTAAGCTGCGAACCAGCGCATCGGCGCCCATCACTGTGCAGAGCGAAATCCGCGCCATGAGCGTGTTATGCGAACAGGTGGGCGGCATCAACATGTCGCAGGGCATCTGCGATACGGATGTTCCTGCGGTTGTGATGGAAGGCGCGAAGGCCGCAATGGACGCGGGCTTCAACATCTACACGCGGCTGGATGGCATTGCACGTCTGCGTGATGCGGTGGCGGCCGACTGGTCGCGACGCAATGGTGTGCACGTCGATCCCGAACGTGAAGTGCTCATCACCAGCGGTGCTACTGGCGCGTTTTACTGCGCGGCACGTGGACTGATGGATCCCGGCGATGAAGTCATCCTGTTTGAACCGATGTACGGCTATCACATCTACACTCTGCGTGGCCTCGGGCTTGAGCCGGTGATTGCACCGCTGGAGTATGGCACCTGGGCCTTGGATGTGGATGCGTTGCGTGCGGTCATCACTCCGAAGACACGCGCGATTGTGTTGAATACACCTTCGAATCCCTGCGGTAAGGTCTTCACGCGAGAAGAACTGCAGGCGGTTGCAGACATTGCCATTGAGCAGGATCTGTTTGTGCTCTCCGACGAAATCTACGAGCACTTCATCTATCCCGGCCACACGCACATCAGCATCGCCACGTTGCCGGGAATGAAGGAACGCACGGTCACCATCTCCGGTTTTTCAAAGACGTACAGCGTAACGGGATGGCGTGTGGGTTATCTGATTGCCGATGCGAAGTGGATACCCGCCATCGGCTTCTTTGCCGACACGGTATACATCTGCGCTCCTGCGCCGTTCCAACATGGTTGCGCGGCAGGGCTTGAGTTTTTACCACCATCGTTCTACACGGAGCTTGCTGCGGAGCACGATCGCAAACGCGCGCAGACCGTAGCTGCGTTGCAGGATGCGGGTCTTACGCCGCATATACCGGATGGCGCGTATTACATCGTTGCCGATGCAACTCCGCTTCATGGAACTACAGCAGCGGAGAAGGCGCGTGATCTGCTGGCGCGCACCGGTGTCGCTGCAGTTGCGGGTTCCGCGTTCTTTCGCAAGGGCGGTGGCGAGAATCTGTTGCGCTTCTGCTTTGGCAAACGCGATGCCGATCTGGATGAGGCATGCGAGCGTTTGCGGAGCCTATCAAGCAAATAG
- a CDS encoding M20/M25/M40 family metallo-hydrolase: MRSRFLTAFALAALAAVPSYAAGPAKKTSAQTNTVALAAHVHADMDFLASDTLHGRGSLTRDEHLAAQYCATVFEGLGLKPAGDDGTFLQKIPVDLTSRMNDRMKQRLATFEDTPRTETWNAIAMLPGSDPKLKSEVILLTAHLDHLGVLKEPKNGDAIYNGADDDASGTTAVLNLARVLAAGKAPKRTIVFALFGSEEMGGYGARGFLAHPPVPLESLVANLEFEMIGRPDAAVKEGTLWLTGYERSNLGPELAKHGANIVADPHPKEQFFMRSDNIALARQGIIAQTVSSFGLHTDYHQVSDELKTIDFTHMTAAIASMEGPVRWLADTNWKPTWNPGGKPDANTTRRPPAQQ, translated from the coding sequence ATGCGTTCCAGATTTCTGACTGCCTTTGCCCTCGCGGCGCTTGCCGCTGTACCCTCTTACGCTGCCGGACCGGCGAAAAAAACCTCAGCCCAAACGAACACCGTGGCGCTTGCTGCGCATGTGCATGCCGACATGGATTTCCTGGCCAGCGACACGCTGCACGGACGCGGCAGCCTGACGCGCGATGAACATCTCGCAGCACAATATTGCGCGACTGTGTTCGAGGGACTTGGCCTAAAACCTGCTGGCGACGACGGCACCTTCCTACAGAAGATTCCTGTCGATCTGACCTCGCGCATGAACGACCGCATGAAGCAGCGGTTAGCCACCTTCGAAGACACGCCGCGTACCGAAACGTGGAACGCCATCGCGATGCTGCCCGGCAGCGATCCGAAGCTGAAGAGCGAAGTGATCCTGCTGACTGCGCATCTTGACCATCTGGGCGTGTTGAAAGAGCCGAAGAACGGCGACGCAATCTACAACGGCGCAGACGACGATGCCAGCGGCACCACAGCCGTGCTGAATCTTGCGCGCGTATTGGCAGCGGGCAAAGCTCCGAAGCGCACCATCGTCTTTGCGCTCTTTGGCAGCGAAGAGATGGGTGGCTATGGAGCGCGCGGCTTCCTTGCGCATCCGCCGGTGCCGCTGGAATCGTTGGTGGCGAACCTGGAGTTCGAGATGATTGGCCGCCCCGATGCCGCGGTAAAGGAAGGCACGCTGTGGCTAACCGGCTACGAGCGCAGCAACCTGGGTCCTGAACTGGCAAAGCATGGCGCAAACATCGTGGCTGATCCGCATCCCAAGGAACAGTTCTTCATGCGCAGCGACAACATTGCGCTGGCGCGCCAAGGCATCATTGCGCAGACTGTTTCGTCCTTTGGTCTGCACACGGATTATCACCAGGTCTCTGACGAGTTGAAGACGATCGACTTCACGCATATGACCGCAGCGATTGCTTCCATGGAAGGCCCCGTGCGTTGGCTGGCAGACACCAACTGGAAGCCGACATGGAATCCCGGCGGCAAGCCCGACGCAAACACGACGCGTCGCCCACCTGCTCAGCAGTAA
- the cobO gene encoding cob(I)yrinic acid a,c-diamide adenosyltransferase: MTDAGTQRQGLFIIHTGAGKGKTTAALGTAMRAAGNGLRVLVLQFLKGSWHYGELDAAERFGSDLVIRQMGRGFVKVGGAETDPEDLRMVEEAWQEAVREMHSGEWDLIVLDEINYVIGYDMLNAEAVADALKERPQMLHVILTGRNAHPLLVELADTVTEMREVKHAYTRGILAQRGIEF, from the coding sequence ATGACAGATGCAGGCACACAGCGGCAAGGGCTGTTCATCATCCACACGGGCGCTGGCAAAGGCAAAACTACTGCTGCACTGGGCACTGCGATGCGCGCCGCAGGCAATGGCCTGCGGGTTCTGGTACTGCAATTTTTAAAAGGCTCGTGGCATTACGGCGAACTTGATGCTGCTGAACGCTTTGGTAGCGATCTCGTTATCCGACAGATGGGTCGCGGCTTTGTAAAAGTTGGCGGCGCAGAAACAGATCCCGAAGATCTGCGCATGGTAGAGGAAGCGTGGCAGGAAGCGGTTCGCGAGATGCACTCTGGCGAGTGGGATCTGATCGTGCTCGACGAGATCAACTATGTGATTGGGTACGACATGCTTAACGCTGAGGCAGTGGCGGACGCATTGAAAGAAAGGCCACAGATGCTGCACGTGATCCTGACAGGACGCAACGCACATCCGCTGCTGGTGGAACTGGCTGATACCGTCACAGAGATGCGCGAAGTGAAGCACGCCTACACACGCGGCATCCTGGCGCAGCGGGGCATTGAATTCTGA
- a CDS encoding 23S rRNA (pseudouridine(1915)-N(3))-methyltransferase RlmH, which produces MAIQVTLLSVRPGAAHQPALESVAHDYLQRCGKTLPSTARVFRVEKMLMDFVGDEKRASAALFWIADLGGKSLDSVAFAERIREARDNGIRRLMLAIGPADGWSEEARKLADLRISLGAMTLPHELAWLVLSEQIYRASTILQGHPYHLGH; this is translated from the coding sequence ATGGCGATTCAAGTGACGTTGCTCTCTGTGCGCCCCGGAGCTGCGCATCAGCCCGCGCTTGAGTCTGTTGCGCATGACTATTTACAACGCTGCGGCAAAACATTGCCATCAACGGCGCGTGTTTTTCGCGTGGAAAAAATGTTGATGGATTTTGTAGGAGATGAAAAACGCGCTAGTGCCGCGCTCTTCTGGATCGCTGATCTTGGTGGCAAATCACTGGACTCAGTTGCATTCGCAGAACGCATTCGTGAAGCGCGCGACAACGGCATTCGGCGCTTGATGTTGGCCATCGGCCCTGCAGACGGTTGGTCAGAGGAAGCACGAAAATTAGCGGACCTGCGGATCTCATTGGGCGCAATGACTTTGCCGCATGAACTCGCGTGGCTGGTGTTGTCGGAACAGATTTATCGCGCGTCGACCATTCTGCAAGGACATCCGTATCACCTGGGCCACTAA